Proteins from a single region of Styela clava chromosome 1, kaStyClav1.hap1.2, whole genome shotgun sequence:
- the LOC120344640 gene encoding uncharacterized protein LOC120344640 isoform X4: protein MVACKCVFLDGKEVEISIEKDATGSDLFTSVCKYLNLKFHDPFGIVFRGGAGPAPYNWWIRMDKTLKGQIPGKCKVWEFAFIVKYYPKTLAGMQEEVARFHVIMQIRQDLLTGRLRCPAQTMAHLCSYWLQAQYGDWSSRHIDLQLADAFRYVQKGEVEADKTEGKSDIVFEEQMMQIHQAHVGMSSRDADYKFIRLAASLPKYGIHYYPMWAPTQQKQSQSVGRRLLLLPNDEKEERGEKMTVGIGPIGVHQFKRNGNETVWTWKSMRAVSFKHNRIVLKMQGSMRQSVAADAKQSEKAAANQRHIVKEYCLEDMYQTKIIWQALIQYHMFFRVADQQGLQGEQRKRLVSSLRIKRTIPMVGEKKALQSPTSPLSKISPRSKSVFSFDLSRRKSSTKDPATAKRSSSQQPRPSSPLPISRKAQISKISSVENGLPEDTELEQDDVDEIFKPASLTNTRLRTAPPSTRQKTSLTSPASYASTPRSGQFLFPLTPTPRQAMSSVSQTSTSGEEVLGAHSDNTDVLCSPNILEKTFSYSEDHGVNNIGIWQEGLTPRGRSKTQKQYKAPRSRSTPVRRPNYEHTSSDYSRDGRFRSERVRRLDPSPVVIPAEILLADLKETQNPETRSSDGYYSSLSDFPMELDFEAPKPRTLAFHTNNRKIDFYTKKLATRAMEAGPTDRRTRSMHALNTNYQTRERRAYRDQSTSPRRGRHTSIARRMTNQENVEPMRARGEKRGYSERAYSESRATHKQHTDQSLTGGAKKTPEVVRRMQQPSAKRRSTTRPRAHSEEKTKMM, encoded by the exons atgGTTGCATGTAAATGTGTTTTTCTCGACGGAAAAGAGGTGGAAATTTCTATTGAGAAAGATGCCACAGGGTCCGACCTATTCACAAGTGTTTGCAAATACTTGAACTTAAAATTTCATGACCCGTTCGGAATTGTCTTCCGGGGAGGAGCTGGACCAGCACCATATAACTGGTGGATACGAATGGATAAGACCTTGAAAGGACAAATACCGGGAAAATGTAAAGTGTGGGAGTTTGCCttcattgtaaaatattacCCTAAAACACTGGCGGGTATGCAAGAAGAAGTAGCAAG ATTCCACGTCATAATGCAAATTCGCCAAGATTTGCTGACGGGGAGACTTCGTTGCCCCGCTCAAACAATGGCACATCTGTGTTCGTATTGGCTACAAGCCCAGTACGGTGATTGGAGCAGTCGTCATATCGACTTGCAATTGGCAGACGCTTTTCGGTATGTTCAAAAAGGGGAAGTCGAAGCTGATAAAACAGAGGGGAAATCTGACATCGTATTTGAAGAACAG ATGATGCAAATTCATCAGGCGCATGTCGGTATGTCATCACGTGATGCCGATTATAAATTCATTAGACTTGCGGCTTCATTGCCGAAATACGGGATTCATTACTATCCGATGTGGGCACCGACTCAACAAAAACAATCTCAATCCG TTGGAAGACGATTGCTACTCTTGCCAAACGACGAGAAAGAAGAGAGAGGGGAGAAGATGACAGTTGGCATCGGGCCTATAGGTGTTCATCAGTTCAAAAGGAACGGAAATGAAACAGTGTGGACATGGAAATCTATGAGAGCAGTCAGCTTCAAACACAACAGGATTGTTTTGAAAATGCAAGGG TCCATGAGACAATCTGTTGCTGCTGATGCAAAACAATCGGAGAAAGCAGCAGCAAACCAGCGACACATTGTTAAAGAATATTGCTTGGAAGATATGTATCAGACAAAGATTATCTGGCAAGCTCTTATACAATATCACATGTTTTTCCGTGTTGCAGATCAACAGGGATTACAG GGCGAACAAAGAAAGCGGCTCGTAAGCAGTCTGCGCATAAAACGAACCATTCCAATGGTAGGAGAGAAGAAAGCACTGCAGTCACCTACTTCACCCCTTTCCAAGATTTCCCCAAGATCCAAGTCtgtttttagttttgatttatCGCGGAGAAAATCATCAACAAAAGACCCAGCGACTGCGAAACGAAGCAGCAGTCAACAGCCTCGCCCTTCATCCCCGTTACCGATATCACGCAAAGCACAAATAAGTAAGATATCGAGTGTAGAAAATGGATTGCCAGAGGATACTGAATTAG AACAAGATGACGTAGACGAAATCTTCAAACCAGCTAGTCTAACCAATACCCGCCTTCGTACTGCTCCACCAAGTACCAGACAAAAGACAAGTTTGACTTCACCTGCATCGTACGCCTCCACTCCAAGATCTGGACAATTTCTTTTCCCGCTTACGCCAACTCCACGACAGGCAATGTCGAGTGTTTCACAAACTTCCACGAGTGGAGAAGAAGTTTTAGGGGCTCATTCTGATAACACGGACGTATTGTGTAGCCCAAATATATTGGAAAAAACATTTTCCTATTCTGAAGATCACGGAGTTAACAACATAGGAATATGGCAAGAAGGCTTAACACCGCGTGGTCGATCGAAAACACAAAAACAATACAAAGCACCCAGATCTCGATCAACGCCTGTCAGAAG ACCAAACTATGAACATACAAGTTCCGATTATTCTCGGGATGGAAGATTCAGAAGTGAGAGAGTTAGACGACTTGATCCTTCTCCTGTTGTTATTCCCGCAGAGATTTTATTAGCTGACCTGAAAGAAACCCAAAATCCAGAGACTCGAAGTAGTGACGGATACTATAGTTCACTAAGTGATTTTCCAATGGAACTTGACTTTGAG GCGCCAAAACCAAGAACGCTCGCATTTCACACGAATAACAGAAAGATAGACTTCTACACTAAAAAGTTAGCTACTCGTGCGATGGAAGCAGGGCCGACTGACAGACGAACACGGAGTATGCATGCCTTGAATACAAATTATCAAACTAGAGAAAG ACGTGCGTATAGAGACCAAAGCACGTCGCCCAGGCGCGGCCGACATACTTCTATCGCGAGACGGATGACAAACCAAGAAAACGTTGAACCCATGAGAGCAAGAGGAGAAAAAAGAGGATATTCCGAACGAGCATACAGTGAATCCAGGGCTACACACAAACAACACACTGACCAGAGTTTGACCGGGGGCGCCAAAAAGACGCCGGAGGTCGTCAGAAGAATGCAACAGCCGTCAGCAAAAAGACGGTCAACAACAAGGCCTCGAGCTCATTctgaagaaaaaacaaaaatgatgtaG
- the LOC120344649 gene encoding 3-hydroxyisobutyryl-CoA hydrolase, mitochondrial-like codes for MNSIRRLQIISRHLCNSTRSQLFNLSRRRTGFTSFPILRQMSSNSTDEVIFERFGTKGVITLNRPKSLNALNLSMVNKIYPKLKEWEENPETTMIIMKASGEKAFCAGGDILSATGAGTAGSEFFNKEYVLNHAIGTCLVPYIAFIDGITMGGGVGLSVHGQFRIATERTLFAMPETAIGLFPDVGGSYVLPRLGHSLGLYLALTGFRLKGRDVYKSGIATHMVDSENLPKVEMDLLALENPSTQDIMDLLRRYHLECKTGRERDFILADKLDDINRLFAGDTMEEIFQNLENEGTQWAKQQLETLRKMSPTSMKVTLRQLTAGADLDLPECLIMESRIARGCLRNHDFYEGVRAVLVDRDHSPKWQPDTLEGVTDDIVEDHFSLIEGDTDLEL; via the exons ATGAACTCTATACGGAGGTTACAGATTATTTCAAGGCATTTGTGCAACAGTACTAGGTCTCAACTATTCAACCTAAGTCGGCGACGAACAGGATTTACAAGTTTTCCAATATTGAG GCAGATGTCTTCAAACTCTACCGATGAAGTCATTTTTGAAAGATTCGGGACTAAAGGTGTAATAACATTGAATCGACCTAAAAGTTTAAATGCACTCAACTTGAGCATGGTCAATAAAATCTACCCGAAGCTGAAAGAATGGGAAGAAAATCCAGAAACAACAATGATTATTATGAAAGCATCTGGTGAAAAAGCATTTTGTGCTGGAGGGGATATCTTGAGTGCTACAGGTGCTGGGACAGCAG gGTCTGAATTTTTCAACAAGGAATATGTATTGAATCACGCCATTGGTACATGCTTGGTTCCATATATTGCATTTATAGATGGAATAACAATGGGTGGGGGAGTGGGGTTGTCAGTCCATGGACAATTTCGTATTGCAACTGAGCGTACTCTCTTTGCGATGCCAGAAACAGCCATAG GTTTATTTCCAGATGTTGGTGGTTCCTATGTTTTACCTCGCCTTGGACACTCACTCGGTCTTTATCTAGCACTAACTGGATTTAGATTAAAAGGAAGAGATGTGTATAAGTCTGGAATTGCTACTCACATGGTTGACAGTGAAAACCTTCCTAAAGTTGAAATGGATTTGTTAGCATTGGAAAATCCTAGTACTCAGGATATTATGGAT CTCTTACGCAGGTACCATCTTGAATGTAAAACCGGTAGAGAAAGAGATTTTATTCTTGCCGATAAGTTAGATGACATTAACAGATTGTTTGCTGGTGATACGATGGAAGAAATCTTTCAG AATTTGGAGAATGAGGGAACACAATGGGCCAAACAACAGTTGGAAACATTAAGGAAAATGTCTCCGACTTCTATGAAAGTAACTTTGCGTCAGTTAACTGCAGGAGCTGATCTTGATCTTCCAGAATGTTTAATAATGGAGTCAAG GATTGCAAGGGGTTGTCTTAGAAACCATGATTTCTATGAAGGTGTTCGTGCAGTGTTAGTAGATAGAGATCATTCACCGAAATGGCAGCCTGATACCTTGGAAGGTGTAACTGATGATATTGTTGAAGATCATTTTTCATTGATTGAAGGAGATACAGACCTTGAACTATAA
- the LOC120344640 gene encoding uncharacterized protein LOC120344640 isoform X2: MVACKCVFLDGKEVEISIEKDATGSDLFTSVCKYLNLKFHDPFGIVFRGGAGPAPYNWWIRMDKTLKGQIPGKCKVWEFAFIVKYYPKTLAGMQEEVARFHVIMQIRQDLLTGRLRCPAQTMAHLCSYWLQAQYGDWSSRHIDLQLADAFRYVQKGEVEADKTEGKSDIVFEEQMMQIHQAHVGMSSRDADYKFIRLAASLPKYGIHYYPMWAPTQQKQSQSEERGEKMTVGIGPIGVHQFKRNGNETVWTWKSMRAVSFKHNRIVLKMQGSMRQSVAADAKQSEKAAANQRHIVKEYCLEDMYQTKIIWQALIQYHMFFRVADQQGLQGEQRKRLVSSLRIKRTIPMVGEKKALQSPTSPLSKISPRSKSVFSFDLSRRKSSTKDPATAKRSSSQQPRPSSPLPISRKAQISKISSVENGLPEDTELEQDDVDEIFKPASLTNTRLRTAPPSTRQKTSLTSPASYASTPRSGQFLFPLTPTPRQAMSSVSQTSTSGEEVLGAHSDNTDVLCSPNILEKTFSYSEDHGVNNIGIWQEGLTPRGRSKTQKQYKAPRSRSTPVRRPNYEHTSSDYSRDGRFRSERVRRLDPSPVVIPAEILLADLKETQNPETRSSDGYYSSLSDFPMELDFEAPKPRTLAFHTNNRKIDFYTKKLATRAMEAGPTDRRTRSMHALNTNYQTRERRAYRDQSTSPRRGRHTSIARRMTNQENVEPMRARGEKRGYSERAYSESRATHKQHTDQSLTGGAKKTPEVVRRMQQPSAKRRSTTRPRAHSEEKTKMIPPITPRKRLSYEGQSKRRPDEKSETIPKIPVFVRTVP; encoded by the exons atgGTTGCATGTAAATGTGTTTTTCTCGACGGAAAAGAGGTGGAAATTTCTATTGAGAAAGATGCCACAGGGTCCGACCTATTCACAAGTGTTTGCAAATACTTGAACTTAAAATTTCATGACCCGTTCGGAATTGTCTTCCGGGGAGGAGCTGGACCAGCACCATATAACTGGTGGATACGAATGGATAAGACCTTGAAAGGACAAATACCGGGAAAATGTAAAGTGTGGGAGTTTGCCttcattgtaaaatattacCCTAAAACACTGGCGGGTATGCAAGAAGAAGTAGCAAG ATTCCACGTCATAATGCAAATTCGCCAAGATTTGCTGACGGGGAGACTTCGTTGCCCCGCTCAAACAATGGCACATCTGTGTTCGTATTGGCTACAAGCCCAGTACGGTGATTGGAGCAGTCGTCATATCGACTTGCAATTGGCAGACGCTTTTCGGTATGTTCAAAAAGGGGAAGTCGAAGCTGATAAAACAGAGGGGAAATCTGACATCGTATTTGAAGAACAG ATGATGCAAATTCATCAGGCGCATGTCGGTATGTCATCACGTGATGCCGATTATAAATTCATTAGACTTGCGGCTTCATTGCCGAAATACGGGATTCATTACTATCCGATGTGGGCACCGACTCAACAAAAACAATCTCAATCCG AAGAGAGAGGGGAGAAGATGACAGTTGGCATCGGGCCTATAGGTGTTCATCAGTTCAAAAGGAACGGAAATGAAACAGTGTGGACATGGAAATCTATGAGAGCAGTCAGCTTCAAACACAACAGGATTGTTTTGAAAATGCAAGGG TCCATGAGACAATCTGTTGCTGCTGATGCAAAACAATCGGAGAAAGCAGCAGCAAACCAGCGACACATTGTTAAAGAATATTGCTTGGAAGATATGTATCAGACAAAGATTATCTGGCAAGCTCTTATACAATATCACATGTTTTTCCGTGTTGCAGATCAACAGGGATTACAG GGCGAACAAAGAAAGCGGCTCGTAAGCAGTCTGCGCATAAAACGAACCATTCCAATGGTAGGAGAGAAGAAAGCACTGCAGTCACCTACTTCACCCCTTTCCAAGATTTCCCCAAGATCCAAGTCtgtttttagttttgatttatCGCGGAGAAAATCATCAACAAAAGACCCAGCGACTGCGAAACGAAGCAGCAGTCAACAGCCTCGCCCTTCATCCCCGTTACCGATATCACGCAAAGCACAAATAAGTAAGATATCGAGTGTAGAAAATGGATTGCCAGAGGATACTGAATTAG AACAAGATGACGTAGACGAAATCTTCAAACCAGCTAGTCTAACCAATACCCGCCTTCGTACTGCTCCACCAAGTACCAGACAAAAGACAAGTTTGACTTCACCTGCATCGTACGCCTCCACTCCAAGATCTGGACAATTTCTTTTCCCGCTTACGCCAACTCCACGACAGGCAATGTCGAGTGTTTCACAAACTTCCACGAGTGGAGAAGAAGTTTTAGGGGCTCATTCTGATAACACGGACGTATTGTGTAGCCCAAATATATTGGAAAAAACATTTTCCTATTCTGAAGATCACGGAGTTAACAACATAGGAATATGGCAAGAAGGCTTAACACCGCGTGGTCGATCGAAAACACAAAAACAATACAAAGCACCCAGATCTCGATCAACGCCTGTCAGAAG ACCAAACTATGAACATACAAGTTCCGATTATTCTCGGGATGGAAGATTCAGAAGTGAGAGAGTTAGACGACTTGATCCTTCTCCTGTTGTTATTCCCGCAGAGATTTTATTAGCTGACCTGAAAGAAACCCAAAATCCAGAGACTCGAAGTAGTGACGGATACTATAGTTCACTAAGTGATTTTCCAATGGAACTTGACTTTGAG GCGCCAAAACCAAGAACGCTCGCATTTCACACGAATAACAGAAAGATAGACTTCTACACTAAAAAGTTAGCTACTCGTGCGATGGAAGCAGGGCCGACTGACAGACGAACACGGAGTATGCATGCCTTGAATACAAATTATCAAACTAGAGAAAG ACGTGCGTATAGAGACCAAAGCACGTCGCCCAGGCGCGGCCGACATACTTCTATCGCGAGACGGATGACAAACCAAGAAAACGTTGAACCCATGAGAGCAAGAGGAGAAAAAAGAGGATATTCCGAACGAGCATACAGTGAATCCAGGGCTACACACAAACAACACACTGACCAGAGTTTGACCGGGGGCGCCAAAAAGACGCCGGAGGTCGTCAGAAGAATGCAACAGCCGTCAGCAAAAAGACGGTCAACAACAAGGCCTCGAGCTCATTctgaagaaaaaacaaaaatgat ACCTCCAATCACTCCAAGAAAGCGATTATCATATGAAGGACAGTCAAAAAGACGACCCGATGAGAAAAGCGAAACGATCCCCAAGATTCCTGTTTTTGTCCGCACTGTGCCGTAA
- the LOC120344640 gene encoding uncharacterized protein LOC120344640 isoform X1, whose product MVACKCVFLDGKEVEISIEKDATGSDLFTSVCKYLNLKFHDPFGIVFRGGAGPAPYNWWIRMDKTLKGQIPGKCKVWEFAFIVKYYPKTLAGMQEEVARFHVIMQIRQDLLTGRLRCPAQTMAHLCSYWLQAQYGDWSSRHIDLQLADAFRYVQKGEVEADKTEGKSDIVFEEQMMQIHQAHVGMSSRDADYKFIRLAASLPKYGIHYYPMWAPTQQKQSQSVGRRLLLLPNDEKEERGEKMTVGIGPIGVHQFKRNGNETVWTWKSMRAVSFKHNRIVLKMQGSMRQSVAADAKQSEKAAANQRHIVKEYCLEDMYQTKIIWQALIQYHMFFRVADQQGLQGEQRKRLVSSLRIKRTIPMVGEKKALQSPTSPLSKISPRSKSVFSFDLSRRKSSTKDPATAKRSSSQQPRPSSPLPISRKAQISKISSVENGLPEDTELEQDDVDEIFKPASLTNTRLRTAPPSTRQKTSLTSPASYASTPRSGQFLFPLTPTPRQAMSSVSQTSTSGEEVLGAHSDNTDVLCSPNILEKTFSYSEDHGVNNIGIWQEGLTPRGRSKTQKQYKAPRSRSTPVRRPNYEHTSSDYSRDGRFRSERVRRLDPSPVVIPAEILLADLKETQNPETRSSDGYYSSLSDFPMELDFEAPKPRTLAFHTNNRKIDFYTKKLATRAMEAGPTDRRTRSMHALNTNYQTRERRAYRDQSTSPRRGRHTSIARRMTNQENVEPMRARGEKRGYSERAYSESRATHKQHTDQSLTGGAKKTPEVVRRMQQPSAKRRSTTRPRAHSEEKTKMIPPITPRKRLSYEGQSKRRPDEKSETIPKIPVFVRTVP is encoded by the exons atgGTTGCATGTAAATGTGTTTTTCTCGACGGAAAAGAGGTGGAAATTTCTATTGAGAAAGATGCCACAGGGTCCGACCTATTCACAAGTGTTTGCAAATACTTGAACTTAAAATTTCATGACCCGTTCGGAATTGTCTTCCGGGGAGGAGCTGGACCAGCACCATATAACTGGTGGATACGAATGGATAAGACCTTGAAAGGACAAATACCGGGAAAATGTAAAGTGTGGGAGTTTGCCttcattgtaaaatattacCCTAAAACACTGGCGGGTATGCAAGAAGAAGTAGCAAG ATTCCACGTCATAATGCAAATTCGCCAAGATTTGCTGACGGGGAGACTTCGTTGCCCCGCTCAAACAATGGCACATCTGTGTTCGTATTGGCTACAAGCCCAGTACGGTGATTGGAGCAGTCGTCATATCGACTTGCAATTGGCAGACGCTTTTCGGTATGTTCAAAAAGGGGAAGTCGAAGCTGATAAAACAGAGGGGAAATCTGACATCGTATTTGAAGAACAG ATGATGCAAATTCATCAGGCGCATGTCGGTATGTCATCACGTGATGCCGATTATAAATTCATTAGACTTGCGGCTTCATTGCCGAAATACGGGATTCATTACTATCCGATGTGGGCACCGACTCAACAAAAACAATCTCAATCCG TTGGAAGACGATTGCTACTCTTGCCAAACGACGAGAAAGAAGAGAGAGGGGAGAAGATGACAGTTGGCATCGGGCCTATAGGTGTTCATCAGTTCAAAAGGAACGGAAATGAAACAGTGTGGACATGGAAATCTATGAGAGCAGTCAGCTTCAAACACAACAGGATTGTTTTGAAAATGCAAGGG TCCATGAGACAATCTGTTGCTGCTGATGCAAAACAATCGGAGAAAGCAGCAGCAAACCAGCGACACATTGTTAAAGAATATTGCTTGGAAGATATGTATCAGACAAAGATTATCTGGCAAGCTCTTATACAATATCACATGTTTTTCCGTGTTGCAGATCAACAGGGATTACAG GGCGAACAAAGAAAGCGGCTCGTAAGCAGTCTGCGCATAAAACGAACCATTCCAATGGTAGGAGAGAAGAAAGCACTGCAGTCACCTACTTCACCCCTTTCCAAGATTTCCCCAAGATCCAAGTCtgtttttagttttgatttatCGCGGAGAAAATCATCAACAAAAGACCCAGCGACTGCGAAACGAAGCAGCAGTCAACAGCCTCGCCCTTCATCCCCGTTACCGATATCACGCAAAGCACAAATAAGTAAGATATCGAGTGTAGAAAATGGATTGCCAGAGGATACTGAATTAG AACAAGATGACGTAGACGAAATCTTCAAACCAGCTAGTCTAACCAATACCCGCCTTCGTACTGCTCCACCAAGTACCAGACAAAAGACAAGTTTGACTTCACCTGCATCGTACGCCTCCACTCCAAGATCTGGACAATTTCTTTTCCCGCTTACGCCAACTCCACGACAGGCAATGTCGAGTGTTTCACAAACTTCCACGAGTGGAGAAGAAGTTTTAGGGGCTCATTCTGATAACACGGACGTATTGTGTAGCCCAAATATATTGGAAAAAACATTTTCCTATTCTGAAGATCACGGAGTTAACAACATAGGAATATGGCAAGAAGGCTTAACACCGCGTGGTCGATCGAAAACACAAAAACAATACAAAGCACCCAGATCTCGATCAACGCCTGTCAGAAG ACCAAACTATGAACATACAAGTTCCGATTATTCTCGGGATGGAAGATTCAGAAGTGAGAGAGTTAGACGACTTGATCCTTCTCCTGTTGTTATTCCCGCAGAGATTTTATTAGCTGACCTGAAAGAAACCCAAAATCCAGAGACTCGAAGTAGTGACGGATACTATAGTTCACTAAGTGATTTTCCAATGGAACTTGACTTTGAG GCGCCAAAACCAAGAACGCTCGCATTTCACACGAATAACAGAAAGATAGACTTCTACACTAAAAAGTTAGCTACTCGTGCGATGGAAGCAGGGCCGACTGACAGACGAACACGGAGTATGCATGCCTTGAATACAAATTATCAAACTAGAGAAAG ACGTGCGTATAGAGACCAAAGCACGTCGCCCAGGCGCGGCCGACATACTTCTATCGCGAGACGGATGACAAACCAAGAAAACGTTGAACCCATGAGAGCAAGAGGAGAAAAAAGAGGATATTCCGAACGAGCATACAGTGAATCCAGGGCTACACACAAACAACACACTGACCAGAGTTTGACCGGGGGCGCCAAAAAGACGCCGGAGGTCGTCAGAAGAATGCAACAGCCGTCAGCAAAAAGACGGTCAACAACAAGGCCTCGAGCTCATTctgaagaaaaaacaaaaatgat ACCTCCAATCACTCCAAGAAAGCGATTATCATATGAAGGACAGTCAAAAAGACGACCCGATGAGAAAAGCGAAACGATCCCCAAGATTCCTGTTTTTGTCCGCACTGTGCCGTAA
- the LOC120344640 gene encoding uncharacterized protein LOC120344640 isoform X3 — MVACKCVFLDGKEVEISIEKDATGSDLFTSVCKYLNLKFHDPFGIVFRGGAGPAPYNWWIRMDKTLKGQIPGKCKVWEFAFIVKYYPKTLAGMQEEVARFHVIMQIRQDLLTGRLRCPAQTMAHLCSYWLQAQYGDWSSRHIDLQLADAFRYVQKGEVEADKTEGKSDIVFEEQMMQIHQAHVGMSSRDADYKFIRLAASLPKYGIHYYPMWAPTQQKQSQSERGEKMTVGIGPIGVHQFKRNGNETVWTWKSMRAVSFKHNRIVLKMQGSMRQSVAADAKQSEKAAANQRHIVKEYCLEDMYQTKIIWQALIQYHMFFRVADQQGLQGEQRKRLVSSLRIKRTIPMVGEKKALQSPTSPLSKISPRSKSVFSFDLSRRKSSTKDPATAKRSSSQQPRPSSPLPISRKAQISKISSVENGLPEDTELEQDDVDEIFKPASLTNTRLRTAPPSTRQKTSLTSPASYASTPRSGQFLFPLTPTPRQAMSSVSQTSTSGEEVLGAHSDNTDVLCSPNILEKTFSYSEDHGVNNIGIWQEGLTPRGRSKTQKQYKAPRSRSTPVRRPNYEHTSSDYSRDGRFRSERVRRLDPSPVVIPAEILLADLKETQNPETRSSDGYYSSLSDFPMELDFEAPKPRTLAFHTNNRKIDFYTKKLATRAMEAGPTDRRTRSMHALNTNYQTRERRAYRDQSTSPRRGRHTSIARRMTNQENVEPMRARGEKRGYSERAYSESRATHKQHTDQSLTGGAKKTPEVVRRMQQPSAKRRSTTRPRAHSEEKTKMIPPITPRKRLSYEGQSKRRPDEKSETIPKIPVFVRTVP, encoded by the exons atgGTTGCATGTAAATGTGTTTTTCTCGACGGAAAAGAGGTGGAAATTTCTATTGAGAAAGATGCCACAGGGTCCGACCTATTCACAAGTGTTTGCAAATACTTGAACTTAAAATTTCATGACCCGTTCGGAATTGTCTTCCGGGGAGGAGCTGGACCAGCACCATATAACTGGTGGATACGAATGGATAAGACCTTGAAAGGACAAATACCGGGAAAATGTAAAGTGTGGGAGTTTGCCttcattgtaaaatattacCCTAAAACACTGGCGGGTATGCAAGAAGAAGTAGCAAG ATTCCACGTCATAATGCAAATTCGCCAAGATTTGCTGACGGGGAGACTTCGTTGCCCCGCTCAAACAATGGCACATCTGTGTTCGTATTGGCTACAAGCCCAGTACGGTGATTGGAGCAGTCGTCATATCGACTTGCAATTGGCAGACGCTTTTCGGTATGTTCAAAAAGGGGAAGTCGAAGCTGATAAAACAGAGGGGAAATCTGACATCGTATTTGAAGAACAG ATGATGCAAATTCATCAGGCGCATGTCGGTATGTCATCACGTGATGCCGATTATAAATTCATTAGACTTGCGGCTTCATTGCCGAAATACGGGATTCATTACTATCCGATGTGGGCACCGACTCAACAAAAACAATCTCAATCCG AGAGAGGGGAGAAGATGACAGTTGGCATCGGGCCTATAGGTGTTCATCAGTTCAAAAGGAACGGAAATGAAACAGTGTGGACATGGAAATCTATGAGAGCAGTCAGCTTCAAACACAACAGGATTGTTTTGAAAATGCAAGGG TCCATGAGACAATCTGTTGCTGCTGATGCAAAACAATCGGAGAAAGCAGCAGCAAACCAGCGACACATTGTTAAAGAATATTGCTTGGAAGATATGTATCAGACAAAGATTATCTGGCAAGCTCTTATACAATATCACATGTTTTTCCGTGTTGCAGATCAACAGGGATTACAG GGCGAACAAAGAAAGCGGCTCGTAAGCAGTCTGCGCATAAAACGAACCATTCCAATGGTAGGAGAGAAGAAAGCACTGCAGTCACCTACTTCACCCCTTTCCAAGATTTCCCCAAGATCCAAGTCtgtttttagttttgatttatCGCGGAGAAAATCATCAACAAAAGACCCAGCGACTGCGAAACGAAGCAGCAGTCAACAGCCTCGCCCTTCATCCCCGTTACCGATATCACGCAAAGCACAAATAAGTAAGATATCGAGTGTAGAAAATGGATTGCCAGAGGATACTGAATTAG AACAAGATGACGTAGACGAAATCTTCAAACCAGCTAGTCTAACCAATACCCGCCTTCGTACTGCTCCACCAAGTACCAGACAAAAGACAAGTTTGACTTCACCTGCATCGTACGCCTCCACTCCAAGATCTGGACAATTTCTTTTCCCGCTTACGCCAACTCCACGACAGGCAATGTCGAGTGTTTCACAAACTTCCACGAGTGGAGAAGAAGTTTTAGGGGCTCATTCTGATAACACGGACGTATTGTGTAGCCCAAATATATTGGAAAAAACATTTTCCTATTCTGAAGATCACGGAGTTAACAACATAGGAATATGGCAAGAAGGCTTAACACCGCGTGGTCGATCGAAAACACAAAAACAATACAAAGCACCCAGATCTCGATCAACGCCTGTCAGAAG ACCAAACTATGAACATACAAGTTCCGATTATTCTCGGGATGGAAGATTCAGAAGTGAGAGAGTTAGACGACTTGATCCTTCTCCTGTTGTTATTCCCGCAGAGATTTTATTAGCTGACCTGAAAGAAACCCAAAATCCAGAGACTCGAAGTAGTGACGGATACTATAGTTCACTAAGTGATTTTCCAATGGAACTTGACTTTGAG GCGCCAAAACCAAGAACGCTCGCATTTCACACGAATAACAGAAAGATAGACTTCTACACTAAAAAGTTAGCTACTCGTGCGATGGAAGCAGGGCCGACTGACAGACGAACACGGAGTATGCATGCCTTGAATACAAATTATCAAACTAGAGAAAG ACGTGCGTATAGAGACCAAAGCACGTCGCCCAGGCGCGGCCGACATACTTCTATCGCGAGACGGATGACAAACCAAGAAAACGTTGAACCCATGAGAGCAAGAGGAGAAAAAAGAGGATATTCCGAACGAGCATACAGTGAATCCAGGGCTACACACAAACAACACACTGACCAGAGTTTGACCGGGGGCGCCAAAAAGACGCCGGAGGTCGTCAGAAGAATGCAACAGCCGTCAGCAAAAAGACGGTCAACAACAAGGCCTCGAGCTCATTctgaagaaaaaacaaaaatgat ACCTCCAATCACTCCAAGAAAGCGATTATCATATGAAGGACAGTCAAAAAGACGACCCGATGAGAAAAGCGAAACGATCCCCAAGATTCCTGTTTTTGTCCGCACTGTGCCGTAA